A region from the Lutra lutra chromosome 1, mLutLut1.2, whole genome shotgun sequence genome encodes:
- the ANKUB1 gene encoding protein ANKUB1 isoform X3 has product MRIFIAFEGSFEPFDVATDETVEAVKLMIKEEDKPTLYVFNAVTQETMPMMENISLLGQKVSDLRTLVALRCGFPVSVFCLRTPEGLEMYDCNTLRDYQIDIGTTLRLDVWDGWKEFLMGCLLGQKLKVQRYLSNEGPVLKYQKKVALYIAAFYGYIELTEWALKQGVQPEEAVGVHPCRAWCHEALHADVSKCPIHAAAEMGQLLILKAFVHCSVLCLECKNAAGQIPLTIAFKHKHKDCVLYLLSKMWSTVSFPKISVPMRIYIKIKQWVLRALSHNLNKSQLCRARVSGAKVGDTVMVDGFSTPKMTSKSWYKARCEDSQSTVAKLPPLREETASRKPVNPLANSQHDTKQQTLKLPPLVDASTLSELQRHQQQHQKKITAAARKKEKLIKNTYLPQVPLPPVSRVGYSHPSFYYATPKADFLLKSSLVCFSEHSGKTPRENAIYCLAVASAFKEKRWLQQLGIARVLAKKSISNLTTQGGLTACETPPEIVL; this is encoded by the exons aTGAGAATTTTCATAGCCTTTGAGGGATCTTTTGAACCATTTGATGTTGCAACAGATGAAACTGTGGAAGCTGTCAAGCTGATGATAAAG gaAGAAGATAAGCCAACTCTCTATGTGTTTAATGCTGTGACCCAAGAGACAATGCCAATGATGGAGAACATTTCCCTTCTTGGTCAAAAAGTGTCTGATCTGAGAACCCTGGTAGCTCTGAGATGTGGCTTCCCTGTGAGTGTCTTCTGTCTCCGGACCCCAGAAGGACTGGAGATGTATGATTGCAACACCCTGAGGGACTACCAGATAGACATCG GCACGACACTTCGTTTGGATGTctgggatggatggaaggaattTCTGATGGGTTGTCTTCTGGGACAAAAACTTAAAGTGCAACGCTATTTATCGAATGAAGGACCAGTACTCAA gtATCAGAAAAAGGTAGCCCTGTACATCGCCGCCTTTTATGGGTACATTGAGCTCACTGAATGGGCCCTGAAGCAGGGTGTGCAGCCCGAAGAGGCTGTGGGTGTTCACCCCTGTCGAGCATGGTGCCATGAAGCCCTTCATGCAGATGTCTCTAAATGCCCCATTCATGCAGCTGCAGAAATGGGCCAACTGTTGATTCTGAAGGCCTTTGTCCACTGCAGCGTGCTGTGCCTGGAATGCAAAAATGCAGCAGGACAAATTCCCCTGACCATCGCCTTTAAACACAAGCATAAAGACTGTGTATTGTATTTATTGAGTAAAATGTGGTCCACAGTTTCTTTTCCGAAAATTTCAGTCCCCATGaggatttatattaaaataaaacaatgggtCCTCAGAGCCCTGAGTCACAACCTTAATAAAAGCCAGCTTTGCAGAGCAAGGGTCTCTGGGGCAAAAGTCGGAGACACAGTGATGGTGGATGGTTTCAGCACACCAAAAATGACCTCCAAGAGCTGGTACAAGGCTAGGTGCGAGGATTCACAAAGCACTGTGGCCAAGCTACCGCCTCTCAGGGAAGAAACTGCAAGCCGGAAACCTGTCAATCCTTTGGCAAATTCACAGCACGACACAAAACAACAAACCTTGAAATTGCCTCCGCTGGTAGATGCAAGTACACTCTCTGAATTACAAAGACATCAACAACagcatcagaaaaaaattactgccgcagctaggaaaaaagaaaagctcataAAAAATACGTATCTCCCTcaagtccccctccccccagtttccAGAGTGGGCTACTCACACCCATCTTTTTACTATGCAACACCCAAAGCGGACTTTTTACTCAAATCCTCCTTGGTGTGTTTCTCGGAGCACAGTGGTAAGACTCCAAGGGAGAACGCCATCTACTGCTTAGCTGTGGCCag tgcCTTTAAAGAGAAACGATGGCTTCAGCAGTTAGGAATAGCAAGAGTTCTAGCCAAAAAGAGCATTTCTAACCTGACTACACAAGGAGGCCTAACAGCATGTGAAACTCCTCCTGAAATTGTGCTTTGA
- the ANKUB1 gene encoding protein ANKUB1 isoform X1 produces MRIFIAFEGSFEPFDVATDETVEAVKLMIKDYFHIPLSEDEQGRWYLELIYAGAALKDSWSLADVGISFGSTLKCFVKEEDKPTLYVFNAVTQETMPMMENISLLGQKVSDLRTLVALRCGFPVSVFCLRTPEGLEMYDCNTLRDYQIDIGTTLRLDVWDGWKEFLMGCLLGQKLKVQRYLSNEGPVLKYQKKVALYIAAFYGYIELTEWALKQGVQPEEAVGVHPCRAWCHEALHADVSKCPIHAAAEMGQLLILKAFVHCSVLCLECKNAAGQIPLTIAFKHKHKDCVLYLLSKMWSTVSFPKISVPMRIYIKIKQWVLRALSHNLNKSQLCRARVSGAKVGDTVMVDGFSTPKMTSKSWYKARCEDSQSTVAKLPPLREETASRKPVNPLANSQHDTKQQTLKLPPLVDASTLSELQRHQQQHQKKITAAARKKEKLIKNTYLPQVPLPPVSRVGYSHPSFYYATPKADFLLKSSLVCFSEHSGKTPRENAIYCLAVASAFKEKRWLQQLGIARVLAKKSISNLTTQGGLTACETPPEIVL; encoded by the exons aTGAGAATTTTCATAGCCTTTGAGGGATCTTTTGAACCATTTGATGTTGCAACAGATGAAACTGTGGAAGCTGTCAAGCTGATGATAAAG gattatttccACATTCCTCTCTCTGAAGATGAACAAGGCAGGTGGTATCTGGAGCTAATATATGCTGGAGCAGCCCTAAAGGACAGCTGGAGTCTTGCTGATGTTGGAATATCTTTTGGTTCAACTCTCAAATGCTTTGTTAAG gaAGAAGATAAGCCAACTCTCTATGTGTTTAATGCTGTGACCCAAGAGACAATGCCAATGATGGAGAACATTTCCCTTCTTGGTCAAAAAGTGTCTGATCTGAGAACCCTGGTAGCTCTGAGATGTGGCTTCCCTGTGAGTGTCTTCTGTCTCCGGACCCCAGAAGGACTGGAGATGTATGATTGCAACACCCTGAGGGACTACCAGATAGACATCG GCACGACACTTCGTTTGGATGTctgggatggatggaaggaattTCTGATGGGTTGTCTTCTGGGACAAAAACTTAAAGTGCAACGCTATTTATCGAATGAAGGACCAGTACTCAA gtATCAGAAAAAGGTAGCCCTGTACATCGCCGCCTTTTATGGGTACATTGAGCTCACTGAATGGGCCCTGAAGCAGGGTGTGCAGCCCGAAGAGGCTGTGGGTGTTCACCCCTGTCGAGCATGGTGCCATGAAGCCCTTCATGCAGATGTCTCTAAATGCCCCATTCATGCAGCTGCAGAAATGGGCCAACTGTTGATTCTGAAGGCCTTTGTCCACTGCAGCGTGCTGTGCCTGGAATGCAAAAATGCAGCAGGACAAATTCCCCTGACCATCGCCTTTAAACACAAGCATAAAGACTGTGTATTGTATTTATTGAGTAAAATGTGGTCCACAGTTTCTTTTCCGAAAATTTCAGTCCCCATGaggatttatattaaaataaaacaatgggtCCTCAGAGCCCTGAGTCACAACCTTAATAAAAGCCAGCTTTGCAGAGCAAGGGTCTCTGGGGCAAAAGTCGGAGACACAGTGATGGTGGATGGTTTCAGCACACCAAAAATGACCTCCAAGAGCTGGTACAAGGCTAGGTGCGAGGATTCACAAAGCACTGTGGCCAAGCTACCGCCTCTCAGGGAAGAAACTGCAAGCCGGAAACCTGTCAATCCTTTGGCAAATTCACAGCACGACACAAAACAACAAACCTTGAAATTGCCTCCGCTGGTAGATGCAAGTACACTCTCTGAATTACAAAGACATCAACAACagcatcagaaaaaaattactgccgcagctaggaaaaaagaaaagctcataAAAAATACGTATCTCCCTcaagtccccctccccccagtttccAGAGTGGGCTACTCACACCCATCTTTTTACTATGCAACACCCAAAGCGGACTTTTTACTCAAATCCTCCTTGGTGTGTTTCTCGGAGCACAGTGGTAAGACTCCAAGGGAGAACGCCATCTACTGCTTAGCTGTGGCCag tgcCTTTAAAGAGAAACGATGGCTTCAGCAGTTAGGAATAGCAAGAGTTCTAGCCAAAAAGAGCATTTCTAACCTGACTACACAAGGAGGCCTAACAGCATGTGAAACTCCTCCTGAAATTGTGCTTTGA
- the ANKUB1 gene encoding protein ANKUB1 isoform X2 produces MRIFIAFEGSFEPFDVATDETVEAVKLMIKDYFHIPLSEDEQGRWYLELIYAGAALKDSWSLADVGISFGSTLKCFVKEEDKPTLYVFNAVTQETMPMMENISLLGQKVSDLRTLVALRCGFPVSVFCLRTPEGLEMYDCNTLRDYQIDIGETHTREMISISDRQILTSKYQKKVALYIAAFYGYIELTEWALKQGVQPEEAVGVHPCRAWCHEALHADVSKCPIHAAAEMGQLLILKAFVHCSVLCLECKNAAGQIPLTIAFKHKHKDCVLYLLSKMWSTVSFPKISVPMRIYIKIKQWVLRALSHNLNKSQLCRARVSGAKVGDTVMVDGFSTPKMTSKSWYKARCEDSQSTVAKLPPLREETASRKPVNPLANSQHDTKQQTLKLPPLVDASTLSELQRHQQQHQKKITAAARKKEKLIKNTYLPQVPLPPVSRVGYSHPSFYYATPKADFLLKSSLVCFSEHSGKTPRENAIYCLAVASAFKEKRWLQQLGIARVLAKKSISNLTTQGGLTACETPPEIVL; encoded by the exons aTGAGAATTTTCATAGCCTTTGAGGGATCTTTTGAACCATTTGATGTTGCAACAGATGAAACTGTGGAAGCTGTCAAGCTGATGATAAAG gattatttccACATTCCTCTCTCTGAAGATGAACAAGGCAGGTGGTATCTGGAGCTAATATATGCTGGAGCAGCCCTAAAGGACAGCTGGAGTCTTGCTGATGTTGGAATATCTTTTGGTTCAACTCTCAAATGCTTTGTTAAG gaAGAAGATAAGCCAACTCTCTATGTGTTTAATGCTGTGACCCAAGAGACAATGCCAATGATGGAGAACATTTCCCTTCTTGGTCAAAAAGTGTCTGATCTGAGAACCCTGGTAGCTCTGAGATGTGGCTTCCCTGTGAGTGTCTTCTGTCTCCGGACCCCAGAAGGACTGGAGATGTATGATTGCAACACCCTGAGGGACTACCAGATAGACATCG GGGAAACCCACACCAGAGAAATGATTTCCATATCAGATAGGCAAATATTGACCTCAAA gtATCAGAAAAAGGTAGCCCTGTACATCGCCGCCTTTTATGGGTACATTGAGCTCACTGAATGGGCCCTGAAGCAGGGTGTGCAGCCCGAAGAGGCTGTGGGTGTTCACCCCTGTCGAGCATGGTGCCATGAAGCCCTTCATGCAGATGTCTCTAAATGCCCCATTCATGCAGCTGCAGAAATGGGCCAACTGTTGATTCTGAAGGCCTTTGTCCACTGCAGCGTGCTGTGCCTGGAATGCAAAAATGCAGCAGGACAAATTCCCCTGACCATCGCCTTTAAACACAAGCATAAAGACTGTGTATTGTATTTATTGAGTAAAATGTGGTCCACAGTTTCTTTTCCGAAAATTTCAGTCCCCATGaggatttatattaaaataaaacaatgggtCCTCAGAGCCCTGAGTCACAACCTTAATAAAAGCCAGCTTTGCAGAGCAAGGGTCTCTGGGGCAAAAGTCGGAGACACAGTGATGGTGGATGGTTTCAGCACACCAAAAATGACCTCCAAGAGCTGGTACAAGGCTAGGTGCGAGGATTCACAAAGCACTGTGGCCAAGCTACCGCCTCTCAGGGAAGAAACTGCAAGCCGGAAACCTGTCAATCCTTTGGCAAATTCACAGCACGACACAAAACAACAAACCTTGAAATTGCCTCCGCTGGTAGATGCAAGTACACTCTCTGAATTACAAAGACATCAACAACagcatcagaaaaaaattactgccgcagctaggaaaaaagaaaagctcataAAAAATACGTATCTCCCTcaagtccccctccccccagtttccAGAGTGGGCTACTCACACCCATCTTTTTACTATGCAACACCCAAAGCGGACTTTTTACTCAAATCCTCCTTGGTGTGTTTCTCGGAGCACAGTGGTAAGACTCCAAGGGAGAACGCCATCTACTGCTTAGCTGTGGCCag tgcCTTTAAAGAGAAACGATGGCTTCAGCAGTTAGGAATAGCAAGAGTTCTAGCCAAAAAGAGCATTTCTAACCTGACTACACAAGGAGGCCTAACAGCATGTGAAACTCCTCCTGAAATTGTGCTTTGA
- the ANKUB1 gene encoding protein ANKUB1 isoform X4 produces MRCHRGRPEEGTTLRLDVWDGWKEFLMGCLLGQKLKVQRYLSNEGPVLKYQKKVALYIAAFYGYIELTEWALKQGVQPEEAVGVHPCRAWCHEALHADVSKCPIHAAAEMGQLLILKAFVHCSVLCLECKNAAGQIPLTIAFKHKHKDCVLYLLSKMWSTVSFPKISVPMRIYIKIKQWVLRALSHNLNKSQLCRARVSGAKVGDTVMVDGFSTPKMTSKSWYKARCEDSQSTVAKLPPLREETASRKPVNPLANSQHDTKQQTLKLPPLVDASTLSELQRHQQQHQKKITAAARKKEKLIKNTYLPQVPLPPVSRVGYSHPSFYYATPKADFLLKSSLVCFSEHSGKTPRENAIYCLAVASAFKEKRWLQQLGIARVLAKKSISNLTTQGGLTACETPPEIVL; encoded by the exons ATGCGGTGCCATAGAGGGAGACCAGAAGAGG GCACGACACTTCGTTTGGATGTctgggatggatggaaggaattTCTGATGGGTTGTCTTCTGGGACAAAAACTTAAAGTGCAACGCTATTTATCGAATGAAGGACCAGTACTCAA gtATCAGAAAAAGGTAGCCCTGTACATCGCCGCCTTTTATGGGTACATTGAGCTCACTGAATGGGCCCTGAAGCAGGGTGTGCAGCCCGAAGAGGCTGTGGGTGTTCACCCCTGTCGAGCATGGTGCCATGAAGCCCTTCATGCAGATGTCTCTAAATGCCCCATTCATGCAGCTGCAGAAATGGGCCAACTGTTGATTCTGAAGGCCTTTGTCCACTGCAGCGTGCTGTGCCTGGAATGCAAAAATGCAGCAGGACAAATTCCCCTGACCATCGCCTTTAAACACAAGCATAAAGACTGTGTATTGTATTTATTGAGTAAAATGTGGTCCACAGTTTCTTTTCCGAAAATTTCAGTCCCCATGaggatttatattaaaataaaacaatgggtCCTCAGAGCCCTGAGTCACAACCTTAATAAAAGCCAGCTTTGCAGAGCAAGGGTCTCTGGGGCAAAAGTCGGAGACACAGTGATGGTGGATGGTTTCAGCACACCAAAAATGACCTCCAAGAGCTGGTACAAGGCTAGGTGCGAGGATTCACAAAGCACTGTGGCCAAGCTACCGCCTCTCAGGGAAGAAACTGCAAGCCGGAAACCTGTCAATCCTTTGGCAAATTCACAGCACGACACAAAACAACAAACCTTGAAATTGCCTCCGCTGGTAGATGCAAGTACACTCTCTGAATTACAAAGACATCAACAACagcatcagaaaaaaattactgccgcagctaggaaaaaagaaaagctcataAAAAATACGTATCTCCCTcaagtccccctccccccagtttccAGAGTGGGCTACTCACACCCATCTTTTTACTATGCAACACCCAAAGCGGACTTTTTACTCAAATCCTCCTTGGTGTGTTTCTCGGAGCACAGTGGTAAGACTCCAAGGGAGAACGCCATCTACTGCTTAGCTGTGGCCag tgcCTTTAAAGAGAAACGATGGCTTCAGCAGTTAGGAATAGCAAGAGTTCTAGCCAAAAAGAGCATTTCTAACCTGACTACACAAGGAGGCCTAACAGCATGTGAAACTCCTCCTGAAATTGTGCTTTGA